AGTAAGAAACTGAAAAAACAGCCCGCTTTAGCTGAAGCTTATCCAAAACTTGTTGGCAAATATTGGGACTATACTAAAAATTCTGAATTAGGTCTAGATCCTGAAAAGATATCTCTTGGAAGCAATAGGAAGGCATGGTTTAAGTGTCCAATTGACGGTAATGAATGGGAAGCAATCGTCGCATCTACGGTTACGCAGCAATGGTCAAAGGATAATGCTGGTTGTCGTATTTGCAATGGAACTTCTGATCGCAAGCGAGGTAAGTGGAAGCGTAGAGAACCTATATCTATTGAGTTTGCCGAAGAAGTTGAAAAATACTGGCTTTTTGAAACAAATAATGAGCTTGGGATAGATCCAATGAAGCTGACTAGTGGATCCCAAAAAGAAGCCTTCTTTAAATGTCCAGATGATGGATATGAATGGGTTACTAAGCTTGCTTCAATTAGATTGTCTTGGAGAAAGGGTAATAGTGGATGTCCTAAATGTGCTGGAAGATTAGGCACCTATAAAAAACAGTTAAGCCTTTTGGAGACATATCCTGATTTCGTTAGCAAATATTGGGACTATGAGAAGAATTCAGGACTAACGCATTGACAGAAATTACCCCCAATGTTCAAGAGAGCCATCCCAGCAGTGGTTGTTCAAGAATGAATTGTCGAGCAACCTCTTGATATAACTTGCGTTGTAGGGCATACCAGTTGTCTATCTGTTGGTGCCAAACTTGTAATTCCAGCTCCACAAAAGCCCTAAGAGCACAAAACACATGGGTATGAACAGCCTCAGTTAAACGCACACGAAACCGCTGAAGTCCACACAATTGTTTGCCTGCACGATGAAAGCATTCAATGCCCCAGTGGAGTGTGTGTAAATGCTCAAACTCAGCTTTACCTGCAATAGCAAGCTCCTTCGGGTCTGGCGCATACAGAAGGTAATAGCGACACGATTCGTTTTTGAATCGCTGGCAAAAACCTTCACGATGCCCACCCCTTTGAGGTAAACATGTAATCCTTGTTCAGGGATGACAAGGGTATCCACGCGTTGATACTGGCTCTGGCCCAATCGCACC
The genomic region above belongs to Acaryochloris sp. CCMEE 5410 and contains:
- a CDS encoding zinc-ribbon domain-containing protein, which translates into the protein MPERGNQFLKLYKQGLSYQKIGDEFGVSKERVRQILKTNPEFKEYLEQKREEKAALEQAKKEKAKEKFYSRTLAALYPERVAALWDYEKNGDLKPGEVLAGSTKHYIWFKCPIDGHSWKKKPSEITRYSWLRNGASGCPQCAGKSKKLKKQPALAEAYPKLVGKYWDYTKNSELGLDPEKISLGSNRKAWFKCPIDGNEWEAIVASTVTQQWSKDNAGCRICNGTSDRKRGKWKRREPISIEFAEEVEKYWLFETNNELGIDPMKLTSGSQKEAFFKCPDDGYEWVTKLASIRLSWRKGNSGCPKCAGRLGTYKKQLSLLETYPDFVSKYWDYEKNSGLTH